The following proteins are encoded in a genomic region of Stutzerimonas balearica DSM 6083:
- the mraZ gene encoding division/cell wall cluster transcriptional repressor MraZ: MFRGANAISLDAKGRLAMPSRYRDELLSRGEGQLIVTIDAVDRCLCIYPLPEWELIEAKLRELPSLREETRRLQRLLIGNAVDVEMDGSGRVLVPPRLREYARLDKRAMLVGQLNKFQLWNEDDWNAVSDADLAAIKQPGGLPEELRDLIL, encoded by the coding sequence GTGTTTCGCGGAGCGAATGCCATCAGTCTCGATGCCAAAGGGCGGCTAGCGATGCCCAGCCGGTATCGTGACGAGTTGCTTTCGCGTGGAGAGGGCCAGCTGATCGTCACCATCGATGCCGTCGATCGTTGCCTCTGTATCTATCCCTTGCCCGAGTGGGAGCTGATTGAAGCGAAGCTGCGCGAGCTGCCCTCGCTGCGTGAAGAGACTCGTCGCCTGCAGCGCCTGCTCATTGGCAACGCCGTGGATGTCGAGATGGACGGCAGTGGACGTGTGCTGGTGCCGCCGCGCCTGCGCGAGTATGCGCGGCTGGACAAGCGCGCCATGCTGGTCGGTCAGCTCAACAAATTTCAGCTGTGGAACGAAGACGACTGGAACGCGGTTTCTGACGCGGACCTGGCGGCCATCAAACAACCCGGCGGTCTGCCGGAAGAACTACGTGACCTAATACTGTGA
- a CDS encoding UDP-N-acetylmuramoyl-L-alanyl-D-glutamate--2,6-diaminopimelate ligase, with translation MSMSLNHLLPQAAADVVVRELTLDSRKVRPGDLFFALPGLHSDGRTHIADAIDRGAAAIVYEAEGAEVQVTTAAAFVPVRHLAEQLSAIAGRFYGEPSRSLRLVGVTGTNGKTSVSQLIAQALDQLGERCGIIGTLGTGFHGELELGRHTTPDAIGVQAALAGLKQREARAVAMEVSSHGLDQGRVAALAFDVAVFTNLSRDHLDYHGSMDAYAAAKARLFDMPGLSCCVINLDDAFGRQLAAQAREARLITYSLEDLAATLYCPDARLDDEGIHARLVTAQGERILRSPLLGRFNLSNVLAAVGALLGMDYPLDEILEVLPLLQGPAGRMQRLGGAELPLVVVDYAHTPDALEKVLEALRPHAHGRLLCLFGCGGDRDRGKRPLMAAAAERLADVVLVTDDNPRNEAPEQIFADIRQGFSDAAAVSFQHGRADAIAAVIAASRGDDVVLLAGKGHEDYQEIRGERLPFSDLEEAQKALARWRASHA, from the coding sequence ATGTCCATGTCTCTGAATCATCTGCTGCCGCAGGCGGCTGCCGATGTCGTGGTGCGCGAGCTGACGCTCGACAGCCGCAAGGTGCGCCCCGGTGATCTGTTCTTCGCGTTGCCCGGGCTGCACAGCGATGGGCGCACGCACATCGCCGATGCTATCGACCGTGGCGCGGCAGCCATCGTCTATGAGGCCGAGGGCGCCGAGGTGCAGGTCACTACCGCCGCCGCCTTCGTCCCTGTGCGCCATCTGGCCGAGCAGCTTTCGGCGATCGCCGGCCGCTTCTACGGTGAGCCGAGTCGCAGTCTGCGGCTGGTCGGCGTCACGGGTACCAACGGCAAGACCAGCGTGAGCCAGTTGATCGCCCAGGCGCTCGATCAGCTCGGCGAGCGCTGCGGCATCATCGGCACGCTTGGCACGGGTTTTCATGGCGAGCTGGAACTGGGTCGCCACACCACCCCCGATGCCATCGGCGTGCAGGCTGCGCTTGCCGGGCTGAAACAACGTGAAGCGCGTGCCGTCGCCATGGAGGTTTCCTCCCATGGACTGGACCAGGGGCGCGTCGCAGCACTAGCTTTCGACGTGGCGGTATTCACCAATCTGTCGCGCGACCACCTCGATTATCACGGCAGCATGGACGCCTATGCCGCAGCCAAGGCGCGTCTGTTCGACATGCCTGGGCTGAGCTGCTGCGTCATCAACCTCGACGATGCCTTTGGTCGCCAGCTGGCCGCGCAAGCACGCGAGGCGCGCCTGATCACTTACAGCCTCGAGGACCTGGCGGCGACTTTGTATTGCCCGGACGCGCGCCTGGACGACGAGGGCATCCATGCTCGCCTGGTAACCGCGCAGGGCGAGCGCATCCTGCGTAGCCCGCTGCTCGGGCGCTTCAATCTGAGCAACGTGCTGGCGGCGGTCGGCGCCTTGCTGGGCATGGACTATCCGCTGGATGAAATTCTCGAGGTGCTGCCGCTCCTGCAAGGCCCCGCTGGCCGTATGCAGCGCCTGGGCGGCGCCGAGCTTCCGCTGGTGGTAGTGGACTACGCACATACGCCGGATGCCCTGGAGAAAGTGCTCGAAGCGCTGCGCCCCCATGCGCACGGGCGTCTGTTGTGCCTGTTTGGCTGCGGCGGCGATCGCGATCGCGGCAAGCGACCGCTCATGGCGGCGGCCGCCGAACGGCTGGCCGATGTCGTATTGGTGACCGATGACAATCCGCGCAACGAAGCGCCGGAACAGATCTTTGCCGACATTCGCCAGGGCTTTTCCGATGCGGCTGCGGTGAGCTTTCAGCATGGTCGTGCCGATGCCATTGCCGCGGTGATTGCGGCCAGCCGGGGCGACGACGTGGTGCTTCTGGCCGGCAAGGGCCATGAGGACTATCAGGAAATCCGTGGCGAGCGGCTGCCGTTCTCCGACCTGGAAGAGGCGCAGAAGGCGCTTGCGCGTTGGAGGGCATCCCATGCTTGA
- the murD gene encoding UDP-N-acetylmuramoyl-L-alanine--D-glutamate ligase, with amino-acid sequence MLIASDQFRIVVGLGKSGLSVVRHLARRGLPFAVADTRANPPELATLAAQYPQVEVRCGELDVDFLCRASELIVSPGLPVSTPALQAAAARGVKLSGDIDLFAREAKAPIVAITGSNAKSTVTTLVGEMALAAGRRVAVGGNLGTPALDLLDDSVELYVLELSSFQLETTECLNAEVATCLNISEDHMDRYSGLPAYHQAKHRIFRGARQVVVNRDDLLSRPLPVEGVAVWTFGLGQPDFRGFGLRDEAGERCLAFQFETLMPVRELKVRGAHNQSNALAALALGHAVGLPFEAMLETLRRFAGLPHRCQWVGERGGVAYYDDSKATNVGAALAAIEGLGADIPGQLVLIAGGDGKGADFGPLRAPIGRYCRAVVLLGRDAPRLAEALQGAVALLPVASLDDAVKAAADVAQPGDAVLLSPACASLDMFRNFEERGRLFAAAVEALV; translated from the coding sequence GTGCTCATCGCATCCGACCAGTTCCGCATCGTTGTCGGCCTCGGCAAGAGCGGCCTCTCCGTGGTTCGCCATCTGGCGCGCCGCGGTCTGCCGTTTGCGGTGGCCGACACGCGCGCCAACCCGCCGGAGCTGGCCACCCTGGCCGCGCAGTATCCGCAGGTCGAGGTGCGTTGCGGCGAGCTGGACGTCGACTTCCTCTGCCGCGCCAGCGAGCTGATCGTCAGCCCCGGGTTGCCGGTCAGCACGCCCGCACTGCAGGCGGCCGCCGCGCGCGGTGTGAAGCTGTCCGGCGACATCGACCTGTTCGCCCGCGAAGCCAAGGCACCGATCGTTGCGATCACCGGCTCGAATGCCAAGAGCACCGTGACCACGCTGGTCGGCGAGATGGCGCTGGCGGCAGGGCGGCGTGTCGCGGTTGGCGGCAACCTGGGTACGCCAGCGCTGGATCTGCTGGACGACAGCGTTGAGCTCTACGTGCTCGAGCTGTCGAGCTTTCAGCTGGAAACCACCGAGTGCCTGAACGCCGAGGTGGCGACCTGCCTGAACATCAGCGAAGACCACATGGACCGCTACAGCGGCCTGCCGGCCTATCACCAGGCCAAGCACCGCATCTTCCGTGGCGCGCGTCAGGTCGTCGTCAATCGTGATGACCTGTTGAGCCGCCCGCTGCCCGTCGAGGGCGTCGCGGTCTGGACCTTTGGCCTGGGCCAACCGGACTTTCGTGGCTTCGGTCTGCGCGACGAGGCCGGCGAGCGCTGCCTGGCGTTCCAGTTCGAGACGCTGATGCCCGTGCGAGAGCTGAAGGTCCGTGGTGCGCACAACCAGTCGAACGCACTCGCCGCGCTGGCGCTCGGCCACGCGGTCGGTCTGCCGTTCGAGGCGATGCTCGAGACGCTGCGCCGTTTTGCCGGTCTGCCACATCGCTGCCAGTGGGTCGGTGAACGCGGTGGTGTCGCCTATTACGACGACTCCAAGGCCACCAATGTCGGCGCGGCCTTGGCTGCCATCGAGGGGCTGGGCGCGGATATCCCGGGCCAGTTGGTGTTGATCGCCGGCGGCGATGGCAAGGGCGCCGACTTCGGCCCCCTGCGTGCGCCGATCGGCCGTTATTGTCGGGCGGTGGTGTTGCTCGGCCGCGACGCACCGCGCCTGGCCGAGGCGCTGCAGGGCGCCGTGGCGCTGCTGCCGGTGGCTTCGCTGGACGACGCCGTCAAAGCAGCTGCAGACGTGGCGCAGCCGGGCGATGCCGTGCTGCTGTCGCCGGCCTGCGCGAGCCTGGACATGTTCCGCAACTTCGAAGAACGCGGCCGGTTGTTCGCCGCAGCGGTGGAGGCGCTCGTCTGA
- the rsmI gene encoding 16S rRNA (cytidine(1402)-2'-O)-methyltransferase, protein MTVSETANSSGGTLYVVATPIGNLEDISARALRILREVSLIAAEDTRHSARLMAHFGIGTPLAACHEHNERSEEGRFLGVLGDGKDVALISDAGTPLISDPGFRLVRAARAAGFRVVPVPGACALIAALSAAGLASDRFVFEGFLPAKSAARRARLQLLQEEPRTLILYEAPHRLLDCLSDLAEIFGEARPAVLARELTKTYETLKGLALGELRDWVRADPNQQRGECVLVVGGWEAPEGDEAVDAQTLRVLDLLLGELPVKRAAALAAEITGVRKNLLYQLALERK, encoded by the coding sequence GTGACTGTCAGCGAGACGGCAAATTCCTCAGGTGGGACGCTCTACGTAGTCGCTACGCCGATCGGTAATCTCGAGGACATCAGCGCCCGCGCGCTGCGAATTCTTCGTGAGGTGTCACTGATCGCCGCCGAGGATACCCGCCACTCGGCTCGCCTAATGGCTCACTTCGGTATCGGTACCCCGCTGGCAGCCTGTCACGAGCATAACGAGCGTAGCGAAGAAGGTCGCTTTCTGGGGGTGCTCGGTGATGGCAAGGATGTTGCGCTGATATCCGATGCCGGCACGCCGCTAATTTCCGATCCTGGTTTCCGCTTGGTGCGGGCTGCGCGCGCTGCGGGTTTTCGGGTCGTGCCTGTGCCAGGAGCTTGTGCCTTGATTGCAGCGCTGTCTGCCGCCGGCCTTGCCTCCGATCGCTTTGTGTTCGAGGGCTTTCTGCCTGCCAAAAGTGCCGCTCGACGTGCTCGGCTGCAGCTACTGCAGGAGGAGCCGCGCACGCTCATCCTTTATGAGGCGCCGCACCGGTTGCTCGACTGCCTCAGCGATCTGGCCGAGATTTTCGGTGAGGCGCGCCCGGCTGTGCTGGCGCGCGAGCTGACCAAGACCTATGAGACGCTCAAGGGGCTTGCGCTGGGCGAGCTGCGGGATTGGGTCCGGGCCGACCCCAATCAACAGCGCGGAGAGTGCGTGTTGGTTGTTGGTGGCTGGGAGGCACCGGAGGGTGATGAGGCAGTCGATGCGCAGACCTTGCGCGTACTCGATCTGTTGCTTGGCGAGTTGCCAGTCAAGCGGGCGGCCGCGCTGGCCGCGGAAATTACAGGCGTGCGCAAGAATCTGCTCTATCAGCTGGCGCTCGAGCGCAAATGA
- the mraY gene encoding phospho-N-acetylmuramoyl-pentapeptide-transferase gives MLLLLAEYLQRFHTGFGVFQYLTLRGILGVLTALVLSLWMGPWLIRTLQIRQIGQAVRTDGPQSHLSKSGTPTMGGALILSAIAISTLLWADLGNRYVWVVLGVTLLFGAIGWVDDYRKVIEKNSRGLPSRWKYFWQSVFGLGAAVFLYMTAQTPVETTLILPLLKNIEIPLGIGFVVLSYFVIVGASNAVNLTDGLDGLAIMPTVMVGGGLGIFCYLSGNMNFADYLLIPYVPGAGELIVFCGALTGAGLGFLWFNTYPAQVFMGDVGALALGAALGTIAVIVRQEVVLFIMGGVFVMETLSVMIQVASFKLTGKRVFRMAPIHHHFELKGWPEPRVIVRFWIITVILVLVGLATLKLR, from the coding sequence ATGCTGCTGTTACTCGCCGAGTACCTGCAACGGTTCCACACCGGGTTCGGGGTGTTCCAGTACCTGACCCTGCGCGGGATTCTTGGCGTGCTCACCGCGCTGGTGCTGTCGCTGTGGATGGGCCCCTGGCTGATCCGCACCCTGCAGATCCGCCAGATCGGCCAGGCGGTGCGTACCGACGGGCCGCAATCGCACCTGTCCAAGTCCGGCACGCCGACCATGGGCGGCGCGCTGATTCTCAGCGCCATCGCCATCAGCACCCTGCTGTGGGCCGATCTGGGCAATCGTTATGTCTGGGTGGTCCTGGGCGTGACGCTGCTGTTCGGCGCCATCGGCTGGGTCGATGACTATCGCAAGGTCATCGAGAAGAATTCGCGTGGTCTGCCGAGCCGCTGGAAGTATTTCTGGCAGTCGGTGTTCGGTCTGGGCGCCGCGGTGTTTCTCTATATGACGGCGCAGACGCCGGTCGAAACCACGCTCATCCTGCCGCTGTTGAAGAATATAGAGATCCCGTTGGGCATCGGTTTCGTCGTGCTCAGCTATTTCGTCATCGTCGGCGCGAGCAATGCGGTAAACCTGACCGACGGGCTGGATGGCCTGGCAATCATGCCAACGGTGATGGTCGGCGGCGGTCTGGGCATCTTCTGCTACCTGTCGGGGAACATGAATTTCGCCGACTACCTGCTGATTCCGTACGTCCCCGGTGCCGGCGAGCTGATCGTCTTCTGTGGCGCACTGACGGGCGCGGGACTGGGCTTTCTCTGGTTCAACACCTACCCGGCGCAGGTCTTCATGGGTGACGTCGGCGCCCTCGCGCTGGGCGCCGCGCTGGGGACCATCGCGGTGATCGTTCGCCAGGAAGTGGTGCTGTTCATCATGGGCGGCGTGTTCGTCATGGAAACCCTCTCGGTGATGATCCAGGTGGCGTCGTTCAAGCTGACCGGCAAGCGCGTGTTTCGCATGGCGCCGATCCATCACCACTTCGAACTCAAGGGCTGGCCCGAACCGCGGGTCATCGTGCGCTTCTGGATCATCACGGTGATCCTGGTGCTCGTCGGTCTGGCCACGCTGAAGCTGAGGTGA
- the rsmH gene encoding 16S rRNA (cytosine(1402)-N(4))-methyltransferase RsmH yields MSQISDLRHVTVLLDEAVAALAVRPDGLYIDGTFGRGGHSRLLLRMLGPDGRLLGFDKDPMAIATGQALAAEDGRFVVVQRSFAELSDELRERGWMGTVSGVLLDLGVSSPQLDDPDRGFSFLSDGPLDMRMDPTRGVSAAQWLADASEDDIARVFKEYGEERFAKRMARAIVQRRGEAPFTRTADLAKVVTDANPAWEKGKNPATRAFQGLRIFINNELGDLERGLDAALEALEVGGRLVVISFHSLEDRIVKQFMRRHAKGEADKLPRDLPIIPKAFEPRLKLLGKPQYASDEEVKANPRSRSAIMRVAEKLR; encoded by the coding sequence GTGAGCCAGATCAGCGACCTGCGACATGTCACCGTGTTGCTCGACGAAGCCGTCGCGGCGCTGGCTGTGCGTCCGGATGGCCTCTATATAGATGGTACCTTCGGGCGCGGCGGGCATAGTCGCCTGCTCTTGCGAATGCTTGGGCCTGATGGCCGTTTGCTAGGGTTCGACAAGGATCCAATGGCAATCGCCACGGGACAAGCACTAGCGGCCGAAGACGGCCGCTTTGTCGTTGTGCAGAGAAGCTTTGCCGAGCTTTCCGACGAGCTGCGTGAACGCGGCTGGATGGGCACGGTCTCGGGCGTCCTGCTTGACCTGGGTGTGTCCTCCCCGCAACTCGATGATCCGGATCGCGGCTTCAGCTTTCTCAGCGATGGCCCGCTCGACATGCGCATGGATCCGACCCGTGGCGTCAGTGCGGCGCAGTGGCTGGCGGACGCGTCCGAAGACGACATCGCGAGGGTCTTCAAAGAATACGGTGAGGAGCGCTTCGCCAAGCGTATGGCGCGGGCAATCGTCCAGCGGCGTGGTGAGGCGCCGTTCACGCGCACCGCAGACCTGGCCAAGGTCGTCACCGATGCCAACCCGGCCTGGGAGAAAGGCAAGAATCCCGCGACGCGCGCCTTTCAGGGGTTGCGCATTTTCATCAACAACGAACTGGGTGATCTGGAGCGCGGCCTCGATGCGGCGCTCGAAGCGCTTGAGGTCGGCGGGCGGCTGGTGGTGATCAGTTTCCACTCCCTCGAAGATCGCATCGTCAAGCAGTTCATGCGCCGACATGCCAAGGGTGAGGCGGACAAGCTGCCGCGCGACCTGCCTATCATTCCGAAGGCCTTCGAGCCTCGCCTGAAGCTGCTCGGCAAACCGCAGTACGCGTCGGACGAAGAGGTGAAGGCCAACCCTCGCTCGCGCAGCGCCATCATGCGAGTCGCGGAGAAGCTGCGATGA
- a CDS encoding peptidoglycan D,D-transpeptidase FtsI family protein — protein MRLDGARYPWRFRLVLALLALLVGALAWRIVDLQVMDQAFLQGQGDARSVRHIPIPAHRGLITDRNGEPLAVSTPVTTLWGNPKELQAARARWPELAKALGQDPAVLTARLQEQASREFTYLVRGLTPEQGQAVLDLKIPGVYAQEEFRRFYPAGEVAAHLVGFTDIDDRGREGMELAYDEWLAGVPGKRQVLKDRRGRLIKDVQVVKNAKPGKPMALSIDLRLQYLAHSELRNVMLEHGAKAASMVIIDVKTGEILAMANQPTYNPNNRRNMQPVAMRNRAMIDVFEPGSTVKPFSIAAALGTGKYKPESVIDTMPGWLRIGRYTIRDVSRGGLLDLTGILKKSSNVGISKIALDIGPEPVYAVMQQAGFGQDTGLGFPGERVGNLPNHRKWRDAETASLAYGYGLSVTAVQLAHAYAVLGNRGVNVPLSLLRLDRPVEGAQVINPEIAGTVLKMLQAVVEEEGGGGTRAQVPGYHIGGKSGTAKKISGTGGYTQSAYRSFFAGVAPVTDPRIAAVVVVDEPSTGGYYGGLVAAPVFGKVMARALRLMNIAPDNLPPPAPVQTADAAQSKGGRG, from the coding sequence ATGAGGCTCGACGGCGCGCGCTACCCCTGGCGCTTTCGCTTGGTTCTGGCCCTGCTGGCACTGCTGGTGGGCGCGCTCGCCTGGCGGATCGTCGACCTGCAGGTCATGGATCAGGCGTTCCTGCAGGGGCAGGGCGACGCTCGCAGCGTTCGGCATATTCCGATCCCTGCGCATCGTGGGCTGATCACCGATCGCAACGGTGAGCCTTTGGCCGTCAGCACCCCTGTCACCACGCTGTGGGGCAATCCGAAAGAACTGCAGGCTGCGCGTGCGCGCTGGCCCGAGCTGGCAAAGGCGCTGGGTCAGGATCCGGCCGTATTGACCGCAAGGCTGCAAGAGCAGGCCTCGCGCGAATTTACCTATCTGGTGCGCGGGCTGACGCCTGAGCAGGGGCAGGCAGTGCTGGATCTGAAGATCCCCGGCGTCTACGCGCAGGAGGAATTCCGCCGCTTCTACCCGGCCGGCGAAGTGGCTGCGCACCTGGTGGGCTTCACCGATATCGATGACCGTGGCCGCGAAGGCATGGAGCTGGCGTATGACGAATGGCTCGCCGGCGTACCGGGCAAGCGGCAGGTGCTCAAGGACCGTCGCGGCCGTCTGATCAAGGACGTTCAGGTCGTCAAGAACGCCAAGCCGGGCAAGCCCATGGCCCTGTCGATCGACCTGCGCCTGCAATACTTGGCCCACAGCGAGCTGCGCAACGTGATGCTCGAGCACGGTGCCAAGGCCGCGAGCATGGTCATCATCGATGTGAAGACCGGCGAGATCCTGGCCATGGCCAATCAGCCGACCTACAACCCGAACAACCGTCGCAACATGCAGCCGGTGGCCATGCGCAACCGGGCGATGATCGACGTGTTCGAGCCCGGCTCGACGGTCAAGCCGTTCTCCATCGCCGCGGCGCTGGGTACCGGCAAGTACAAACCCGAGTCGGTAATCGACACCATGCCCGGCTGGCTGCGTATCGGTCGCTACACCATTCGCGACGTGTCGCGCGGCGGCCTGCTCGACCTGACCGGCATCCTGAAGAAGTCCAGCAACGTCGGCATCAGCAAGATCGCCCTGGATATCGGGCCTGAACCGGTCTATGCGGTCATGCAGCAGGCCGGTTTCGGCCAGGACACCGGCCTCGGCTTTCCCGGCGAGCGCGTCGGCAACCTGCCCAATCACCGCAAATGGCGCGATGCCGAGACGGCTTCGCTGGCCTATGGCTACGGCCTGTCGGTCACGGCCGTGCAGCTGGCTCATGCTTACGCCGTGCTTGGCAACAGGGGTGTGAACGTACCGCTGTCGCTGCTGCGTCTGGATCGGCCGGTCGAGGGCGCTCAGGTGATCAATCCGGAGATTGCCGGGACCGTGTTGAAGATGCTGCAGGCTGTCGTCGAGGAAGAGGGCGGTGGTGGTACCCGGGCCCAGGTGCCGGGTTATCACATCGGCGGCAAGAGCGGCACGGCCAAGAAGATTTCCGGTACCGGTGGCTATACCCAGAGCGCCTACCGCTCGTTCTTCGCGGGTGTCGCGCCGGTCACCGACCCGCGTATCGCCGCCGTGGTGGTGGTCGATGAGCCCAGTACCGGCGGCTACTACGGCGGGCTGGTCGCGGCGCCGGTATTCGGCAAGGTCATGGCCCGGGCGCTGCGTCTGATGAACATCGCTCCTGACAATCTGCCGCCGCCTGCCCCCGTGCAGACGGCGGATGCCGCTCAGAGCAAGGGAGGGCGCGGCTGA
- a CDS encoding UDP-N-acetylmuramoyl-tripeptide--D-alanyl-D-alanine ligase has protein sequence MLEAMRISELLAPLAGRLVGTDVAFDSVSTDSRAIQPGQLFVALSGERFDGHAYLADVAAKGAVAALVQREIEDAGLPQLVVADTRLALGQLGALNRDRFSGPVAAVTGSSGKTSVKEMLASILRAAFGHDAVLATRGNLNNDLGAPLTLLDIGAQHRSAVIELGASRVGEIAYTVALVRPQVSIITNAGTAHVGEFGGVDKIVEAKGEILDGLGDGGVAVLNRDDKAYPVWAARAAGRRILGFGLESPLADFTAGLIGHDERGCPNFTLAGPSGTARIQLNLLGRHNIANALAAAAAAHALGVALPAIVDGLQTLQPVKGRGVAQMLGNGVRLIDDSYNANPASICAAIDVLSGFAGRRLLVLGDMGELGEWAEEGHREVGAYARGKIDALYAVGPLMAHAVAAFGVGARHFADQASLIEALRAEQGSATTLLIKGSRSAAMDRVVVALGGPAMEKH, from the coding sequence ATGCTTGAAGCGATGCGTATCAGTGAGCTGCTCGCGCCCCTGGCGGGTCGCCTGGTCGGCACCGATGTCGCCTTCGACTCGGTCAGCACGGACAGCCGCGCCATTCAGCCCGGCCAGCTGTTCGTCGCCCTGAGCGGCGAGCGCTTCGACGGGCACGCCTACCTGGCCGATGTGGCCGCCAAGGGCGCAGTGGCCGCGCTGGTGCAGCGAGAAATAGAAGACGCGGGCCTGCCGCAGTTGGTGGTCGCTGACACCCGCCTGGCACTGGGCCAGCTGGGCGCGTTGAACCGCGATCGCTTCAGCGGTCCGGTCGCCGCGGTCACCGGCTCGAGCGGCAAGACCAGCGTGAAGGAAATGCTCGCAAGCATCCTGCGTGCGGCGTTCGGCCATGACGCCGTACTGGCGACCCGGGGCAACCTGAACAACGATCTGGGCGCGCCGCTGACACTGCTGGATATCGGTGCGCAACACCGCAGTGCCGTAATCGAGCTCGGCGCCTCGCGGGTGGGTGAGATCGCCTATACGGTGGCGCTGGTGCGCCCGCAGGTCAGCATCATTACCAATGCCGGTACTGCTCACGTGGGCGAGTTCGGCGGGGTCGACAAGATCGTCGAAGCCAAGGGCGAGATCCTTGACGGGCTTGGCGATGGCGGTGTCGCCGTACTCAACCGTGATGACAAGGCCTACCCCGTATGGGCGGCACGAGCAGCCGGGCGGCGCATCCTCGGATTCGGCCTGGAGAGTCCTTTGGCCGACTTCACCGCGGGCCTGATCGGCCATGACGAGCGCGGCTGCCCCAACTTCACCTTGGCCGGGCCGAGTGGCACTGCGCGGATCCAGCTGAACCTGCTGGGTCGTCACAACATCGCCAACGCGCTGGCCGCCGCCGCCGCGGCGCATGCGCTGGGCGTGGCGCTGCCCGCCATCGTCGATGGGCTCCAGACCCTCCAGCCGGTCAAAGGGCGAGGTGTGGCCCAGATGCTCGGCAACGGCGTGCGCCTGATCGACGACAGCTACAACGCCAACCCGGCGTCCATCTGCGCCGCCATCGACGTGCTGAGCGGTTTCGCGGGCCGGCGGCTGCTGGTGCTCGGCGACATGGGCGAGCTCGGTGAATGGGCCGAGGAAGGCCATCGCGAAGTCGGCGCCTACGCGCGCGGCAAGATCGATGCGCTGTACGCGGTCGGTCCGCTGATGGCGCATGCCGTTGCCGCCTTTGGCGTCGGTGCTCGGCATTTCGCCGACCAGGCCAGCCTGATCGAGGCGCTGCGCGCCGAGCAGGGAAGTGCCACCACCTTATTGATCAAGGGTTCGCGCAGCGCGGCGATGGACAGAGTCGTCGTCGCGCTGGGCGGACCGGCCATGGAGAAACATTGA
- the ftsL gene encoding cell division protein FtsL, whose product MSRARATMPRGGLLMLILFVGVLLSAIAVAYTAHWNRQLLNELYAELSVRDKTQAEWGRLILEQSTWTAHSRIEALATGQLKMHIPAAADVRLVAP is encoded by the coding sequence ATGAGCCGCGCGCGCGCCACCATGCCCCGCGGGGGGCTGCTCATGCTGATCCTGTTCGTCGGCGTTTTGCTCTCGGCGATCGCGGTCGCCTACACGGCCCATTGGAATCGTCAGTTGCTGAACGAGCTGTACGCCGAACTCAGCGTGCGCGACAAGACGCAGGCCGAGTGGGGGCGCTTGATTCTCGAGCAGAGCACCTGGACGGCGCACAGTCGCATCGAGGCGCTGGCGACCGGTCAGCTGAAGATGCATATCCCGGCTGCGGCAGATGTGAGATTGGTGGCGCCATGA